The genomic DNA AAGCAGGACAAATTTCAGCACGTGCTCGTGCGTCACGAGCAGGCCGCGGTCCACGCGGCCGACGCGTATTCCCGCTCCACGGGCAAAGTCGGCGTCTGCCTCGTCACGTCAGGCCCCGGCGTCACCAACGCGGTGACCGGCATCGCCACCGCGTACATGGATTCGATCCCGATGGTGATCATCACCGGCCAGGTGCCCACCGCGGCAATCGGCCAGGATGCGTTCCAGGAGTGCGATACGGTCGGCATCACGCGGCCTTGCGTGAAGCACAACTTCCTCGTGAAGGATGTGCGCGAACTGGCCGCCACCGTCAAGAAAGCGTTCTATATCGCGCGAACCGGCCGGCCCGGTCCGGTGCTGATCGACATTCCCAAAGACGTGTCGAAAGCGCCGTGCCATTACGAGCCGATCAAAACCGTCGCGTTGCGCTCGTATAACCCGGTCACGAAAGGCCACTCTGGCCAGATCCGCAAGGCAGTGTCGCTGCTGCTGACGGCGAAGCGCCCGTATATCTATACCGGCGGCGGCATTATCCTCGCCGACGCGGCGCGCGAGCTGAACCAGTTCGTCGATCTGCTCGGTTATCCGGTTACGAATACGCTGATGGGTCTCGGCGGCTACCGTGCGAGCGACAAGAAGTTCCTCGGCATGCTCGGCATGCACGGCACTTACGAAGCCAACATGGCGATGCAGCACTGCGACGTGCTGATCGCGATCGGCGCGCGCTTCGACGACCGCGTGATCGGCGATCCGGCGCATTTCGCGTCGCGGCCGCGCAAGATCATCCATATCGATATCGATCCGTCGTCCATCAGCAAGCGCGTGAAGGTCGACATCCCGATCGTCGGCGACGTGAAGGAAGTGCTGAAGGAACTGATCGAGCAGCTGCAGACGGCCGATCATGGTCCGGATACCGAAGCGCTTGCCGCGTGGTGGAAGGACATCGAAGGCTGGCGCTCGAAAGACTGCCTCAAGTACGACCGCAAGAGCGAAATCATCAAGCCGCAATACGTGGTCGAGAAGCTCTGGGAGCTGACCGACGGCAACGCGTTCGTCTGCTCGGACGTCGGCCAGCATCAGATGTGGGCCGCGCAGTTCTACCGCTTCAACAAGCCGCGCCGCTGGATCAACTCGGGCGGGCTCGGCACGATGGGCTTCGGCCTGCCGGCCGCGATGGGCGTGAAGATCGCGCATCCGGACGACGAGGTCGTCTGTATCACGGGCGAAGGCTCGATCCAGATGTGTATCCAGGAACTGTCGACGTGCAAGCAGTACGACACGCCGGTCAAGATCATTTCGCTCAATAACCGCTATCTGGGCATGGTGCGCCAGTGGCAGCAGATCGAATACAGCAAGCGCTATTCGCATTCGTACATGGATG from Paraburkholderia edwinii includes the following:
- a CDS encoding acetolactate synthase 3 catalytic subunit is translated as MNMPSAEFSTSDTTPHPEADSIGATVLMRALADEDVEFVWGYPGGSVLYIYDELYKQDKFQHVLVRHEQAAVHAADAYSRSTGKVGVCLVTSGPGVTNAVTGIATAYMDSIPMVIITGQVPTAAIGQDAFQECDTVGITRPCVKHNFLVKDVRELAATVKKAFYIARTGRPGPVLIDIPKDVSKAPCHYEPIKTVALRSYNPVTKGHSGQIRKAVSLLLTAKRPYIYTGGGIILADAARELNQFVDLLGYPVTNTLMGLGGYRASDKKFLGMLGMHGTYEANMAMQHCDVLIAIGARFDDRVIGDPAHFASRPRKIIHIDIDPSSISKRVKVDIPIVGDVKEVLKELIEQLQTADHGPDTEALAAWWKDIEGWRSKDCLKYDRKSEIIKPQYVVEKLWELTDGNAFVCSDVGQHQMWAAQFYRFNKPRRWINSGGLGTMGFGLPAAMGVKIAHPDDEVVCITGEGSIQMCIQELSTCKQYDTPVKIISLNNRYLGMVRQWQQIEYSKRYSHSYMDALPDFVKLAEAYGHVGMRIEKTSDVEGALKEALRLKDRTVFLDFQTDPTENVWPMVQAGKGITEMLLGAEDL